AAAAACCTGGCGATCGGGTGACGCCTGGCGCAACTGGCTGACCAGCGGACCCACGGCCAGCACTTCGCCCACGGAGACCGCGTGGATCCAAATCGGGCCGCGCGGCTGCCTGGCCTGCTGGGCAATCCTGGACGGCACGCGGCCGATGCGCTCAGCGAAGCCGGCGCGATACTTGCCGAGGCGCAGCATCTGCAAGGCCCACCACGGCAGTGAGAGCGCCGCCACGACGGCCAGAAGCAGACTGTAAAGGGTGTACATGAAAGACCAGACATTTTATTCGCGCAGGCGGCACAAACGGAAAGGGCGGCCGCAAAAGGCCGCCCCTGAGAGGACCTTGGCGATTCCGTTTGGCTATTTGGCCGTGGCCAGCATGGCCTTGGCGTCGGCGGTGTGAACGCCGTTGGCGTCAAGCTGGAGATATTTGTTGAGAGCGTCCGCAGAGCCCGGCTTGCCGGCGCGGTTAAGAGCGGCGCCCTTGAAGAACCAGGCGTCAGCCTTGTTGGCATCGGCAGCGATAGATTTGTCGCAGGCGGCAGCGGCGTCATCATACTTGCCGGCGTTGAATTGCACGGCGCAAAGGTTGTAGTACGCCAGCGCGGGATTGGGATCAACGGCGGCGCCTTTCTTGAACGACGTAACGGCCTCATCCATCTTGCCCAGCTTTACGTAGGCGTTGCCTTGCGACGTGGACATCACGCCGATGCCCGCCTTGGCCTTGGCGGGATCAGGATTGGGGTTGCGCGGGTCCTTGGGAGCTTTGCCATCCACGATGCTCTGGGCCACCTGAATGCCCTTGTCGTAGGTAAGAACCGCATCTTCGGGCTTGCCGGACTTTTGCTGATTGTCAGCCAGGGCCTTGTAGAGTTCCCATTTGGTGGTGTCTGGCTGGGCCGCGATCACCTGCTTTAGCGCGTCGGCGGCTTCAGACCACTTACCGGCTTGCATGGCCGTCTGGGCTTTTCCGATCATGGCGTTCAGGTTGCCGACTTTTTCCTGTTCGGCTTTGATCTGTTCTTTGGTCATCTTGGGGCCGGATGACTTGCCCCCGCCGCCCACATCGGTGCCGGGCGTGCCTCCGCCGATCATGGCTTTTTCAACACCGGGGCCGGAAAGCTCTTTGCCGATCTGGATGGTCAGAATGTTGTCGCCGGAACTGGTTCCCGTACCGACGACAGTCTTGTCGGAGAAAATGGTTTCACCACTCTTGCTGACAACCTTCACGCCGTACCCGCCATAGGCGACCCCGGCCATGGAAAACGCGCCCTTCTTGTCCGTCTTGGTCTTGTAGGTGCGCCCGTTGTCAGGGTTGGTCAAAATCACCTGGGCGTCAACGACTGGTTTGCCTTCTTCGGTGACGGTGCCATCCACAATTGCATTCACCTGTTGGGGCCAGGCTACCAGGGCGCCCAGGATTGACCAGGCGATCATGACCAAGAAAAGAACACAGTATTTCTTCATGAGAGTACCGCGCCTCCGCGCTGTTGGATTTTGTCGCGGGCCCACGTTCACACAGGGGACGGCCGATGGCCGGCCCGCAGGCCCGCAATGAATTCATTTACTTCTTTTTGCCGCCTTTATAAACGGTTTCAATTTTTGCGCCCACCATCTCCAGCATCTGCTTCACGTCATTGGCGTGGGCGCCGGTGGGAGCCAGCTCCAGATATTTGTTGAGGGCTTCAGCAGTCCCGTCCGGCACCGTCCATTTGTTGCTGGCGTCCATCTTGCCTTTGCCGAACATGGCGGAGCCCTTGATGAAGTAGGCATCGGCCTTGTTGGGATCGGCGGCGATGGCCTTGGTGCACGCCGACTCGGCGGCTTCCATGTTGCCGACGTTGTACTGCGTGGCGCAGAGATTGAAGTAGGCGACCCCCGGATTGGGGTCCATTTCAGCTGCCTTGGTAAAGGCAACCACAGCGTCATCGGTTTTTTTCAGCTTGAGGAGCATGTTGCCTTCAGAGCCCAAC
The Terriglobia bacterium genome window above contains:
- a CDS encoding tetratricopeptide repeat protein, with amino-acid sequence MKKYCVLFLVMIAWSILGALVAWPQQVNAIVDGTVTEEGKPVVDAQVILTNPDNGRTYKTKTDKKGAFSMAGVAYGGYGVKVVSKSGETIFSDKTVVGTGTSSGDNILTIQIGKELSGPGVEKAMIGGGTPGTDVGGGGKSSGPKMTKEQIKAEQEKVGNLNAMIGKAQTAMQAGKWSEAADALKQVIAAQPDTTKWELYKALADNQQKSGKPEDAVLTYDKGIQVAQSIVDGKAPKDPRNPNPDPAKAKAGIGVMSTSQGNAYVKLGKMDEAVTSFKKGAAVDPNPALAYYNLCAVQFNAGKYDDAAAACDKSIAADANKADAWFFKGAALNRAGKPGSADALNKYLQLDANGVHTADAKAMLATAK